Proteins co-encoded in one Saccharomyces cerevisiae S288C chromosome II, complete sequence genomic window:
- the KTR3 gene encoding mannosyltransferase KTR3 (Putative alpha-1,2-mannosyltransferase; involved in O- and N-linked protein glycosylation; member of the KRE2/MNT1 mannosyltransferase family; Svp26p mediates uptake of Ktr3p into COPII vesicles; relocalizes from nucleus to vacuole upon DNA replication stress), translating to MSVHHKKKLMPKSALLIRKYQKGIRSSFIGLIIVLSFLFFMSGSRSPEVPIAQGTSVSRVASKDYLMPFTDKSQGVIHPVDDGKKEKGVMVTLARNSDLWNLVKSIRHVEDRFNNRYHYDWVFLNDQPFSDEFKRVTSALVSGKAKYGTIPKDHWSIPSWIDTEKFDEKRLAMGKLDIPYGSSVPYRHMCRFQSGFIWRHPLLEEYEWFWRVDTDITLFCDIQYDIFKFLKVNNKKYGFILSVSEYERTIPTLWETTKKFIKKNPKFLHKNNLMKFISNDDGDTYNMCHFWTNFEIGSLDFFRSDAYREYFDYLDSSGGFFYERWGDAPVHSIAASLFLDKSEIHFFDGLGFHHPDFTSCPIEQKIRLQNKCICEPSKDVTWTPDYFCTRKYFSAGNYKLPPGI from the coding sequence ATGTCTGTGCACCACAAAAAGAAGCTAATGCCCAAATCGGCATTGCTGATTAGAAAATACCAAAAGGGAATCAGATCATCATTCATTGGGCTCATCATAGTGTtatcctttttatttttcatgaGTGGCTCAAGGTCCCCAGAGGTACCAATAGCTCAGGGCACCAGTGTCAGTCGTGTAGCCAGTAAGGATTATTTGATGCCGTTTACTGACAAGTCACAAGGAGTAATCCATCCCGTGGACGATggaaagaaggaaaagggTGTTATGGTCACATTGGCCAGGAATTCAGATTTATGGAACTTGGTAAAATCTATTAGACATGTTGAAGACAGGTTCAATAACAGATATCACTACGATTGGGTGTTCTTGAATGACCAACCATTTAGTGATGAGTTTAAACGTGTTACCAGTGCATTGGTTTCAGGCAAGGCAAAATATGGGACAATCCCAAAGGACCATTGGTCCATTCCATCTTGGATCGATACTGAAAAATTCGATGAGAAAAGGCTTGCAATGGGAAAATTGGATATTCCATATGGTAGTTCCGTGCCTTACCGTCACATGTGCCGTTTCCAGTCAGGGTTCATATGGAGACACCCACTACTGGAGGAGTACGAATGGTTTTGGAGAGTGGATACCGATATCACTTTATTCTGTGATATTCAGTATGACATATTCAAGTTTTTAAAAGTAAATAACAAGAAATATGGATTCATTCTTTCGGTAAGTGAATATGAGCGCACAATCCCAACCTTGTGGGAAACGACAAAGaaattcatcaagaaaaatcCTAAATTCTTACACAAAAATAACCTCATGAAATTCATTTCgaatgatgatggtgacACTTATAATATGTGTCATTTCTGGACCAACTTCGAAATCGGCTCTTTAGACTTCTTCAGGTCCGATGCATACAGAGAATACTTTGATTACTTAGACAGTTCTGGTGGATTCTTCTACGAAAGATGGGGGGATGCGCCAGTGCACTCCATCGCTGCCTCTTTGTTCTTGGACAAGTCAGAAATCCATTTCTTTGACGGTCTTGGATTCCATCATCCAGATTTCACCTCTTGTCCTATCGAACAGAAGATTAGACTACAAAACAAGTGTATCTGCGAACCTAGCAAGGACGTCACCTGGACTCCTGACTACTTCTGTACTAGAAAGTACTTTTCAGCAGGAAATTACAAGCTTCCACCAGGAATTTAA